The genomic DNA CTTGTCTAACTAAACATCTATATATGCAATGATTACCTAGGTTATTATAGTCAtttcaacataattaaaaaGATGGGATAGTTTGGATCATTGAGAGATGACTTTGTACTGgccttatctttattttattccgCATAATTTTATGTTGGTTTCCAAAGGACGTATTCAAATGACAATAAAATCCAACACTTCCAATAGCATCATCAtggatatatattttacacCACCAAACACCAAATCCAACCCTAATAAAATCTTCGGAAAATATTTCTTAACATGAATTAGAATATTCCATTAATATTATCTTGGCTGTCAAGCATATAtatgaaataatattattagaagaaaaaaaaaactatatatatgaaTATTCTCTTATTTTagattcctttttatttattttagttttgtataaatatgtGCAAGGTTATTATGGTAATTGtagaatatgaatattttgttattggCTTGCAATGTATTACTACCACATATGTTAATTTAGTGTGATAGTGAAGAATAGgaagaaatgaaaatataaaaaggcATTATTGGTGggagaaaaatattaaaggaGGTGGTGAAGATcaaagaagagggagaagaacaACGACCGcttctctttcctttctctctctctctctctctctctatctctctctcacTGTGTTTATTTGAGAGAGATATATGAGTCCCCTCCAAATCcaccatttttaatttttataattgtatGCTTTCTTTTTCCATAAGTTGTGTTGCATAGACAATAGTACTAACTGCAAAGAGcaacaaagagaaagaaaaaggagggacagagaaagaaagagacCATTGAGAGTGCATATGTGAGTGTGCCTGTATGTGTGAGAGAGAAGGAATTCAAGAACCCTTCAATAGCTCAGAAGTGAAAACGATGTTTGAAAACTCTTCATCCTTTCATACTCTTCACATCTATCAGGTACAATATTAcatgtgtgtctatatatgtatatatatatattacatgaCATGATAACTCAAACCTGAAAATGATGAAAGCAAaatttcatgtatttttattttcatatgttttctaattttcttgCATCATTTACATATGATATGatgttttatgtttaatttttcagatcgatctttgttattgatcaattcaattcaatttgaaAGCAAGGAATATTGATAAtggtgaagatgatgatgatgagtaaGAAGTTAAGATGGGAATAGCAACAACACCATCATCAATTCCTTCAACTTTCTCAAATTCATCAAGCATACAAAATTATCATAGTTCCTTTAATTCATCAATCTTAGAAAAGTCTCAAAACTCAACCAATTCTATGTCCCAAGAttatcatcatcaccaccaccagAACCACCACCAGCAAGGAATCTTCGCCTTCTCGAACGGATTCGAGAGATCGAACACTCCAGAAAACAACAATCCACACCAGCAACAACAGCAAATTCAAAGAGACAAAGTGAGAATTCAAGACTTCGACTCACAACAACCACCACAACCACCGCCGCCGCCACTAATAGGCAACatagaagaagaacaagaagctCTACCGGTTTACGAAACAACCGGAATGTTGTCCGAGATGTTCAATTTCCCTCACGGCGCCTCGGCAGCCGAATTATTagaacagcagcagcagcagcaacaacaacaaatggcATCAACAAGAACACCACAAGCACCACATGGAATAGGCAATTCCAGTGACTGGTACGGAAACAGACAAACGATGTTAACAGATtcaaaaaatcatcataataatcgTGACagtagcagcagcagcagcatatttcatcatcaaaatcatcatcagaTGTCAAACATTAATGCTGAGTCAGCAGCTGCCATGCAGCTTTTTCTCATGAACCCGCAAACCACCAGATCCCCATCACCTCCACCTCAACCTCATCCTTCATCTACTAATTCTTCCACTCTCCACATGTTACTTCCCAATCCTTCAACAACTAATCTCCAAGGTTATAATTCCGGAGCCGGAGGGTCTTTTGGACAATTCACATGGGCtcaagaaggaggaggaggaggagcaACATCAAGTCATCACCAACTCAACAACAACCAACCAGAAATGGCAAGTGTTGTTGAAGGACAAGGTCTTTCGTTGTCGTTATCGTCTTCCTTACAACATCATCATTCAGAGGATTTAAGAATGGGAGATGCTGCTGCTGGTGGTTTTCTATATTACAATCAAGGAGGACCAGGAACTTCTTACAAGAATCTTGGTagtgttcatcatcatcatttacAAGGAGGTGGATTAGGACAGattaatcatattcatcaaGGACATGTTGGATTtggttcatcttcttcttcttcttctttaggtGTTGTTAATGTGTTGAGGAATTCAAAATATGTTAAAGCTGCTCAAGAATTGTTGGAAGAGTTTTGCAGTGTTGGAAGGGGTCAATTCAAGAAGAATAAATTTAGtagacaattatcaaaccctaattcaaatcaaggtggtggtggtggtagtgttggtggtggtggtgcttcttcatcttcttcaaaagATGTTTCACCTTTGTCACCTGCTGATAGGATTGAGCATCAAAGAAGGAAGGTCAAACTTCTAACCATGCTTGACGAGGCATGTaatctctctccctctctttctctctcctacCTTCTCTCATTCTTCAAGAGTCAAGGTCtactcatattttttattttttttatcttaattatttaatttatttataaaacatATAGTACTCTAGTGAGTATCTTGAATTTCAGAAAGGCAAAAGCCGGCTTCTATATAGTAGGGTTCCACAACTTAGGAACAGTTGGTAAGGATTTGAGATccttattttaatcaaaactttttttttaatcctaagATTCTATTGGTGAGAAGATTTCATTTTATAGTATACTAGCaatttctgttatttttttaaataaaaaagttgaaaaataaaagtagtTTGGTGAAAGGGTTAAAAATGAGACACTATACCATCTAATCTaatctatatatataagagAATACGTCAATCAAGAAGCGACGTTTCctctgattattattattaagactGACCAAACCAAACAGAAAAGAAAGCACTCACTCCCCAATCATATATACTACGTAGCAAAGTTGTTAGAATTGCATTGTCATCTCAAATCCATATATAGTACTCATCATATATGATTGTGATCATtcttaatatctcatttcactAACTTAGGAGGTATCGGGAGAAATGTCTTTTCTTtacttaaattattttcaatttaatttacataaacacattcatttttttactcTTAGTTTAACTATATGCATGGATTAGTTGATAGccatataaaataattaattaagtagGTTGATGGTTGAACAAGCTTTATTACAAACCACACGATGGGAAATGAGTAGTAAATGAGAACGTGCATGCGCCGAATGAATCTATCTATCTTCCACCCGTTACAAAAATAGCTTTTTCAACAATGCATCATATCATTATCATATACTAATAATTAATACATACAGGTGGATAGAAGATACAGTCATTACTGTGAACAAATGCAAATGGTGGTGAACTCATTTGACCTAGTAATGGGATTTGGAGCAGCAGTTCCATACACGGCACTAGCTCAGAAAGCAATGTCACGCCATTTTCGTTGTTTAAAGGATGCAATAACAGCACAGTTGAAACATAGTTGTGAGTTATTAGGAGAGAAAGATGGTGTGGGGACCTCAGGTTTGACCAAAGGAGAGACACCAAGACTTAAACTTCTTGAACAAAGCTTAAGACAGCAGAGAGCGTTTCATCAGATGGGGATGATGGAACAAGAAGCTTGGAGACCACAGAGAGGTTTGCCTGAACGATCTGTCAACATTTTGAGAGCCTGGCTTTTTGAACATTTTCTTCATCCGTACGTTCTTTCTCTCACTCTCATTATTATTCATTCTTATACATTGCATAACAAGTCATATATTAGATAGGATAAAAGAATGGGTttgaaaacaacattttttatatctttGTGAGAACGTAGCAAGGCAATCCTAATTACGACTGCATCGGTTGTACGTATTGATTATAGTTGTATGAAATTATTACATCTGATAGTAATATTAAGTATAGTGGTCGATGAAACTTGTGTGCTTCGATCACAATTTAAAACCCTAGAGTAAGGGGTCCAATTTCTTTGTAGGCTACATCGCAATGTAGCAATCGTAGAGCTGATGGGTTGAGTTTGATCGTTTACAACAAGATATCAATGTAACGCCTTTATGTTTAAAGGTATTAGATTTAAGTGCTAAATTTATCTACACTCATATCCAACGGCTATGCAGCAACTACAATAGAGATTTCAGagtcatttgaatttgaagttaaaGTCCAACCGCACCCTTTACATTTAGAGATTTGGATCGCCTACCAATATTACTTAGAGATTTGAGTCTTAAATTTATTTCCACTCATATAATATAGATTTTAGAGTCTCTTAAATTTGAAGTTAAAGTCTAAACATACCCCTTACATTTAGAGATTTGGATCGCCTCCCAATATTACTAAGAGATTTGAGTCCTAAATTTATTTCCACTCATATAATACAGATTTCAGAGTCTGTTAAATTTGAAGTTAAAGTCTAACAGATTTGGATCGCCTACCAATATTACTTAGAGATTTGAGTCATAAATTTATTTCCACTCATATCCAACAGCTCTGCAGTAACTAAACAATACAGATTTCAGAGTCAATTAAATTTGAAGTTAAAGTCTAATCACACCCATTACATTTAGAGATTTGGATCGCCTACTAATATTACTTAGAAATTTGAGTCCTAAATTTATTTCCACTCATATCCAATAGCTCTGCAGTAACTACACAATACAGATTTCAGagtcaattaaatttaaaattaaagttcAACTGCACCCCTTACACTTAGAGATTTGGATCACATATCACAATTGCACTGTGAATCTGTCGTCGAAAATGCATTTCCTACATTTAAATCTAATTAATGGTTACAATTACTATAGAAGTTTTGAGGACTTGGATGCTCTACAACTACATATGATGTTGAGATTGTAGAGACCGTTagatatagagagaaaaataaattttaggatTTCTCTTTGTAAACCTAACAGTCCCTACAACTATAACATCATAGGTGAGACAAGCTTAGATGATCCAAACAATGAATGCTAGGGTAAGATAACTTGCATGGGTTGATCAACAGCtcatattataataataataattgtggcTTATTAGATTTGAGATAAGAGAAAAAGTTGTTCTTAATGATTGCCAAGATTGTGAATGTGAGGTACTATATCTACATACCGTGACATAATATAATACTCCTTTATTAATTAACTTTAAAGTTTGCAATAAAGCATAAGACACAGTACGATAGAAAGATACCTTGATGAGATCAATACTTGTACAAAAAGAGTAAAGTAACACAGTTTCCGTTAATTAActaaattaagaagaaaaaggaGTTGCAGAGAGTGGATAAAGCCCCACCCTAAAGAGAGAATCTAAAAGCCATTATTTAAGCAATATAATCTTTACTCTCATTAAATTTCAGACACCCTGGGATGTTAATAACTCACTACTATAAAAGCTGTAAAGATGCATGAATGAATAAGTCTTCTTCAATATTCACCTGTTTTAACTGCAATTAATTTAACATTGATAAATAAAGTATAGTAGTTAATTTCATATCATAGATTGTCACGCCAGGGAGACAGACAGAAAGAAATgttatgatatgatataaattGAATGTATAGTAATATTAGAGAAAGGTGAATGTGTGTTTATACGGTTAAGGGAAATGAGTGTGATGTCATTTTCTGGTCTCTTTCCTCAGGTACCCGAGTGATGCAGATAAGCATCTCTTAGCAAGACAGACTGGCCTTTCCAGAAATCAGGTTCGTCCCCTCCACTCTTAGCTTTCCacaatccatatatatatatatatataagacaattattttttatatacttatttaactaattaattacaTGCACGGACCACATGCATAAtgagataaaatatatatataaaagtaagaAAGATATGATTCCGTGTATGAAATAATTATGAAATGCAAAAGAAGGGACCATTTGCaactttcattgtttttttttgggttttgttttctcttggtttttttccttctttctttaaTTCTCTTCCTTTCATACAAAACACAAAAACCAACATCccctttatttattattgtgtttcttccttttcttatcttccatttttaactttttgtttattttggatttatctATTCCTTCATATAACATAGGTCACAC from Medicago truncatula cultivar Jemalong A17 chromosome 8, MtrunA17r5.0-ANR, whole genome shotgun sequence includes the following:
- the LOC11411247 gene encoding BEL1-like homeodomain protein 4 — translated: MGIATTPSSIPSTFSNSSSIQNYHSSFNSSILEKSQNSTNSMSQDYHHHHHQNHHQQGIFAFSNGFERSNTPENNNPHQQQQQIQRDKVRIQDFDSQQPPQPPPPPLIGNIEEEQEALPVYETTGMLSEMFNFPHGASAAELLEQQQQQQQQQMASTRTPQAPHGIGNSSDWYGNRQTMLTDSKNHHNNRDSSSSSSIFHHQNHHQMSNINAESAAAMQLFLMNPQTTRSPSPPPQPHPSSTNSSTLHMLLPNPSTTNLQGYNSGAGGSFGQFTWAQEGGGGGATSSHHQLNNNQPEMASVVEGQGLSLSLSSSLQHHHSEDLRMGDAAAGGFLYYNQGGPGTSYKNLGSVHHHHLQGGGLGQINHIHQGHVGFGSSSSSSSLGVVNVLRNSKYVKAAQELLEEFCSVGRGQFKKNKFSRQLSNPNSNQGGGGGSVGGGGASSSSSKDVSPLSPADRIEHQRRKVKLLTMLDEVDRRYSHYCEQMQMVVNSFDLVMGFGAAVPYTALAQKAMSRHFRCLKDAITAQLKHSCELLGEKDGVGTSGLTKGETPRLKLLEQSLRQQRAFHQMGMMEQEAWRPQRGLPERSVNILRAWLFEHFLHPYPSDADKHLLARQTGLSRNQVSNWFINARVRLWKPMVEDMYQQELKEAEGSSEGDQEDRENKNPQSSTSNNNNNTSGHLSTTTTTTNIIAQTPTQPSTTTSTTTTPQPTSNNNQLMRSNNTINANENDPSLTPLINRQGFSENQAMLLQQPSSTVKTTVSEVAPPISDSMAIDDTCRHGSFVSAEYGTTTGTSADIGSTLIRFGTNTSGDVSLTLGLRHAGNLPDKTSFSLTDFGGI